In a single window of the Zea mays cultivar B73 chromosome 5, Zm-B73-REFERENCE-NAM-5.0, whole genome shotgun sequence genome:
- the LOC100282829 gene encoding benzoate carboxyl methyltransferase produces MDIRRDFHMAEGEGEWSYSKNCRRQHVAVRETRPMVETAVKQVYAALLPRTMVVADLGCSAGPNTLLFISSVLSSIAAAAGAERCKPPSGGGDDDDHHVELQFVLNDLPGNDFNHLFRSVEEEFRRAAGCERGPPPPPYYVMGLPESYYNRLFPRQTVHLFHSSYCLHWRSQEPEGLEAWRKPCLNEDNIYIARSRTTTPSVAKLFQEQFQKDFSLFLKLRHEELVHGGRMVLVFLGRKNEDAYSGDLNQLFALVATALQSLVLKGLVEKEKLESFNLPIYGPSVGEVEDLVTQSGLFSMDLIKQFEMNWDPLDDSEGDDVVEDSARSSMNVAKYIRSVLKSLIVRHFGEAIIDAWFAEFRRLVAEHLEKEKTKFTTFAMCLKKE; encoded by the exons ATGGATATAAGACGTGATTTCCATATGGCCGAAGGGGAAGGAGAATGGAGCTACTCCAAGAATTGTAGGCGCCAA CATGTAGCTGTCCGCGAGACCAGGCCAATGGTCGAGACTGCCGTCAAGCAGGTGTACGCAGCTCTCCTCCCCAGAACCATGGTCGTCGCCGACCTCGGATGCTCTGCAGGACCGAACACGCTGCTCTTCATCTCTAGCGTCCTGAGCAGCATCGCTGCTGCGGCTGGTGCTGAACGGTGCAAGCCGCCGAGCGGCGGCGGAGACGATGACGACCATCACGTGGAGCTTCagttcgtcctgaacgacctccccGGCAACGACTTCAACCACCTGTTTCGGTCAGTCGAGGAGGAGTTCAGAAGGGCAGCAGGTTGTGAAAggggtcctcctcctcctccctactATGTCATGGGGCTACCGGAGTCCTATTACAACAGGCTGTTTCCTCGTCAGACTGTGCATCTGTTCCACTCCTCCTACTGCCTCCACTGGCGCTCCCAG GAACCTGAGGGACTAGAGGCGTGGAGAAAGCCTTGCCTGAACGAGGACAACATCTACATCGCAAGGAGTAGGACCACGACACCTTCTGTGGCGAAACTGTTCCAGGAGCAGTTCCAGAAGGACTTCTCCCTCTTCCTCAAGCTGCGCCACGAAGAGCTCGTGCATGGAGGGCGAATGGTGCTTGTATTTCTCGGCAGGAAGAACGAGGACGCGTACAGTGGCGACCTCAACCAGCTCTTCGCACTGGTCGCAACAGCGTTGCAGTCTCTTGTTTTGAAG GGCCTTGTGGAGAAGGAAAAGCTAGAGTCTTTCAACCTACCGATCTACGGGCCGTCGGTGGGAGAAGTGGAGGATCTGGTCACGCAGAGCGGTCTGTTCAGCATGGATCTGATCAAGCAGTTCGAGATGAACTGGGACCCTCTCGACGACTCGGAGGGTGACGACGTCGTCGAGGACAGCGCTCGCAGCAGCATGAATGTCGCCAAGTACATCAGATCCGTGCTGAAGTCTTTAATTGTCCGCCATTTTGGAGAAGCCATAATTGATGCATGGTTTGCCGAGTTCAGGCGCCTTGTCGCTGAGCACCTCGAGAAGGAGAAGACCAAGTTCACTACCTTCGCCATGTGCTTGAAGAAAGAGTGA
- the LOC103628300 gene encoding LOW QUALITY PROTEIN: benzoate O-methyltransferase-like (The sequence of the model RefSeq protein was modified relative to this genomic sequence to represent the inferred CDS: inserted 2 bases in 1 codon) produces the protein MDIRRDFHMAEGEGEWSYSKNCRRQQISVRETRPMVETAVKQVYAALLPRTMVVADLGCSAGPNTLLFITSVLSSVADEHSKSASGDDHHVEVQFVLNELPGNDFNHLFRSFEEEFRRPAGCERPPPPSYYVMGLPESYYNRLFPRQSVHLFHSSYCLHWRSQEPEGLEAWRKPCLNEDNIYIARTTAPTVAKLFQEQFQKDFSLFLKLRRKELVHGGQMVLVFLSRKNEDVYSGDLNQLFAFVATALQSLVSKGLVEKEKLESFNLPIYGRSVGEVEDLVTQSGLFSMDLIKQFEMNWDPFDDSEXARRSMNVAKYIRSALKSLIVCHFGEAIIDAWFAEFRRLVAEHLEKEKTKFTTFAMCLKKE, from the exons ATGGATATAAGGCGCGATTTCCATATGGCCGAAGGGGAAGGAGAATGGAGCTACTCCAAGAACTGTAGGCGTCAA CAAATATCTGTCCGGGAGACTAGGCCAATGGTCGAGACTGCCGTCAAACAGGTGTACGCAGCTCTCCTCCCCAGAACCATGGTCGTGGCCGACCTTGGATGCTCTGCAGGACCGAACACGCTGCTCTTCATCACTAGCGTTCTGAGCAGCGTCGCTGATGAGCATAGCAAGTCGGCGAGCGGGGACGACCATCACGTGGAAGTTCAGTTCGTCTTGAACGAACTCCCCGGCAACGACTTCAACCACCTGTTTCGGTCATTCGAGGAGGAGTTCAGAAGGCCAGCAGGTTGTGAAAGGCCTCCTCCTCCTTCCTACTATGTCATGGGGCTACCGGAGTCCTATTACAACAGGCTGTTTCCTCGTCAGAGTGTGCATCTATTCCACTCGTCCTACTGCCTCCACTGGCGCTCCCAG GAACCTGAGGGACTAGAGGCGTGGAGAAAACCTTGTCTAAATGAGGACAACATCTACATCGCAAGGACGACGGCACCTACGGTGGCGAAACTGTTCCAGGAGCAGTTCCAGAAGGACTTCTCCCTCTTCCTCAAGCTGCGCCGTAAAGAACTCGTGCATGGAGGGCAGATGGTCCTTGTATTTCTCAGCAGGAAGAACGAGGACGTGTACAGTGGCGACCTCAACCAGCTCTTCGCGTTTGTCGCGACAGCGTTGCAGTCTCTTGTTTCGAag GGCCTTGTGGAGAAGGAAAAGCTAGAGTCTTTCAACCTACCGATCTACGGGCGGTCGGTGGGAGAAGTGGAGGATTTGGTCACGCAGAGCGGTCTGTTCAGCATGGATCTGATCAAGCAGTTCGAGATGAACTGGGACCCGTTCGACGATTCGGA CGCTCGCAGAAGCATGAATGTCGCCAAGTACATCAGATCCGCGCTGAAGTCTTTAATTGTCTGCCATTTTGGAGAAGCCATAATTGACGCATGGTTTGCCGAGTTCAGGCGCCTTGTCGCTGAGCACCTCGAGAAGGAGAAGACCAAGTTCACCACCTTCGCCATGTGCTTGAAGAAAGAATAG